The following proteins are co-located in the Fructilactobacillus carniphilus genome:
- the pth gene encoding aminoacyl-tRNA hydrolase, translating into MKMIVGLGNVGAQYTGTRHNTGFMALDQFATEHQLSFTQHKMEADLASGMVNGEKVLLVKPTTYMNESGRAVGPLIKFYKLTLDDLVVVYDDMDLHVGRIRLRTHGSAGGHNGIKSLIAHLGTDQFNRVKIGIDHPKRESVVKYVLSRFSLEQQGPLAEALDHSTQALGEWVAGTDFPKLENQFN; encoded by the coding sequence ATGAAAATGATTGTAGGATTAGGAAACGTGGGGGCCCAATACACTGGAACTCGCCACAATACGGGATTCATGGCGCTGGATCAGTTTGCGACTGAACATCAACTGAGTTTTACCCAACATAAAATGGAAGCAGACTTGGCAAGTGGGATGGTGAATGGTGAAAAGGTGCTGTTGGTAAAACCAACGACTTACATGAACGAATCAGGGCGTGCCGTCGGTCCACTGATAAAATTTTATAAGTTGACGTTAGACGACCTTGTGGTGGTCTATGACGATATGGATTTACACGTGGGGCGGATTCGGCTCCGCACCCACGGCTCAGCTGGAGGGCACAACGGCATTAAAAGTTTGATTGCGCACTTAGGAACCGACCAGTTTAACCGCGTTAAGATTGGCATCGATCATCCGAAACGAGAGAGCGTTGTGAAGTACGTGCTTAGTCGGTTTAGTTTGGAACAACAGGGACCACTGGCTGAAGCGTTAGATCATAGTACCCAAGCCCTAGGAGAATGGGTCGCTGGGACGGACTTCCCCAAACTCGAGAATCAATTTAACTAG
- a CDS encoding type II toxin-antitoxin system PemK/MazF family toxin, whose protein sequence is MRETSIKRGDVFFADLSPVVGSEQGGLRPVLVIQNDIGNHYSPTVIVAAITAQISKPRMPTHIAIAAKQTGIERDSVILLEQIRTIDKQRLRDKVTHLADSIMDRVNQALSLSVGTD, encoded by the coding sequence ATGAGGGAAACGTCCATTAAGCGTGGTGATGTTTTTTTTGCTGATTTGTCCCCAGTCGTGGGATCAGAGCAAGGGGGGTTACGCCCGGTGTTGGTGATTCAAAATGACATTGGGAATCACTACAGTCCCACGGTGATTGTAGCGGCGATTACAGCGCAAATCAGTAAGCCGCGGATGCCGACTCACATTGCCATTGCTGCCAAACAAACCGGAATTGAACGAGATTCAGTGATTTTACTAGAACAAATTCGGACGATTGACAAACAACGATTACGCGATAAGGTGACCCATTTGGCGGACTCAATCATGGACCGCGTGAACCAAGCGCTGTCCTTGAGCGTGGGAACTGATTAA
- the alr gene encoding alanine racemase produces MVVARNRNGQILINETAIEANVHNAVTRLQPGTELFAVVKADAYGHGAVQVAQVASRAGATGFCVAVLDEAIQLRQAGFVSQPILVLGLTDETKVDLIAKYDITVTVADAAWLQVAARLKHELRIEKPLKFFLALDSGMGRIGLQNPAEVRDFDACFQQLQTEFDWQGLYTHFATADSPDEKYFNFQLRNFRAMVTAIERLPRYVSVANSAADLWHPVPEANLVRYGIAMYGLNPSGTAIKPPFSLQPALSLTSELVSVRQVAPGRSIGYGATYAVTEPTWIGTIPLGYADGLRRSLQGFSVLVNGERCPIVGRVCMDQMMVKLPHFVPVHTLVTLIGTDHGVTITLQEMAEQCQTIHYELACGFSQRLPRVYYQTNLATKESR; encoded by the coding sequence ATGGTCGTTGCACGGAATCGAAACGGACAAATTTTAATTAACGAAACTGCAATCGAAGCAAACGTTCACAACGCCGTGACGCGCCTGCAACCGGGAACGGAACTATTTGCGGTTGTCAAAGCGGATGCTTACGGTCACGGAGCGGTTCAAGTGGCGCAAGTTGCCTCACGTGCTGGAGCCACTGGCTTTTGTGTAGCAGTCTTAGATGAAGCGATTCAGTTACGGCAGGCCGGTTTTGTTTCCCAACCGATTTTAGTGTTAGGGCTCACGGACGAAACCAAGGTAGACCTAATTGCAAAGTATGACATTACGGTCACGGTGGCAGACGCAGCGTGGTTACAAGTTGCGGCTCGTTTAAAACACGAGCTCCGCATTGAAAAACCGCTTAAATTTTTCTTAGCCTTAGATAGTGGGATGGGGCGGATTGGACTGCAAAATCCCGCTGAGGTACGCGACTTTGATGCCTGCTTTCAGCAGTTACAAACTGAATTTGACTGGCAGGGGTTATACACCCATTTCGCAACTGCTGATAGCCCTGATGAAAAGTACTTTAACTTTCAGCTGCGGAACTTTCGTGCCATGGTAACCGCCATTGAGCGGTTGCCCCGCTATGTTTCGGTAGCCAATTCGGCTGCTGATCTCTGGCATCCAGTGCCGGAGGCCAACTTAGTCCGCTATGGCATTGCCATGTACGGATTAAATCCGTCGGGAACTGCCATCAAACCTCCGTTTTCCTTGCAACCAGCGCTGAGCTTAACCTCAGAACTGGTGTCTGTGCGGCAGGTAGCGCCGGGTCGTTCGATTGGTTATGGAGCCACTTATGCGGTTACCGAACCCACCTGGATTGGCACGATTCCGCTGGGATATGCAGACGGGTTACGCCGCTCGTTACAGGGTTTTTCTGTTTTGGTAAACGGGGAACGTTGTCCAATTGTGGGGCGAGTTTGCATGGATCAAATGATGGTGAAGTTACCGCATTTTGTCCCCGTGCATACGCTCGTCACCTTGATTGGAACCGATCACGGTGTCACCATTACTCTGCAGGAGATGGCGGAGCAGTGTCAAACCATTCATTATGAATTGGCCTGTGGCTTTTCGCAACGACTGCCACGGGTGTATTATCAAACTAATTTAGCAACTAAGGAGTCGAGGTGA